From a single Enterobacteriaceae endosymbiont of Donacia bicoloricornis genomic region:
- the dnaK gene encoding molecular chaperone DnaK, which translates to MGKIIGIDLGTTNSCVAIIDGNKPRVLENSEGERTTPSVVAYTQDGEILVGQPAKRQAVTNPKNTLFAIKRLIGRRFDDKEVQRDIKIMPYKIIKSDNGDAWIDIKGKKIAPPQISAEILKKMKKTAEDFLGIQINEAVITVPAYFNDAQRQATKDAGRIAGLEVKRIINEPTAAALAYGLDKGKGSRIIAVYDLGGGTFDISIIEIDDVDGEKTFEVLSTNGDTHLGGEDFDSRIINYLVKEFKKDQGIDLKNDPLAMQRLKESAEKAKIELSSAQQTDINLPYITANSTGPKHLNIKLTRAKLESLVEDLIDQSIKPLKMALKDANLSSSDINDVILVGGQTRMPMVQNKVSSFFGKKPRKDINPDEAVAIGAAVQGGVLAGDVKDVLLLDVTPLSLGIETIGGVMTTLINKNTTIPTKHSQIFSTAENNQSSVTIHVLQGERKRASDNKSLGQFNLDGISPAPRGIPQIEVTFDIDADGILHVSAKDKKSGQEQKITIQASSGLDKNEVEKMIRDAEANTESDRLFEELVKIRNEGDQLIHNTEKKLKEVDNQVNKEDKVLIQNSINELNETLKKEDKNDIRIKIQKLIEVSSKIMNLTNNQNNKENKDNNIKNDNQENEVVDAEFEEVKDKKK; encoded by the coding sequence ATGGGTAAAATAATTGGTATTGATTTAGGTACAACTAATTCTTGTGTGGCAATTATTGATGGTAATAAACCACGTGTTTTAGAAAATTCTGAAGGTGAAAGAACCACACCTTCAGTTGTTGCATATACACAAGATGGTGAAATTTTAGTAGGTCAACCTGCAAAACGTCAAGCTGTTACAAATCCTAAAAATACTCTTTTTGCTATAAAAAGATTAATTGGTAGAAGATTTGATGATAAAGAAGTACAGCGTGATATAAAAATAATGCCGTATAAAATTATAAAATCTGATAATGGTGATGCATGGATAGATATTAAAGGAAAAAAAATAGCTCCACCACAAATTTCAGCTGAAATTTTAAAAAAAATGAAAAAAACAGCTGAAGATTTTTTAGGTATTCAAATAAATGAAGCCGTTATTACAGTACCTGCTTATTTTAATGATGCTCAACGTCAAGCTACTAAAGATGCTGGTAGAATAGCAGGATTAGAAGTTAAAAGGATTATAAATGAACCTACAGCAGCTGCATTAGCTTATGGTTTAGATAAAGGTAAAGGAAGTAGAATAATTGCTGTATATGATTTAGGAGGAGGGACTTTTGATATTTCTATAATTGAAATTGATGACGTAGATGGTGAAAAAACTTTTGAAGTATTATCTACCAATGGAGATACCCATTTAGGGGGTGAAGATTTTGATAGTCGTATCATAAACTATTTAGTAAAAGAATTTAAAAAGGACCAAGGAATAGATTTAAAAAATGATCCATTAGCAATGCAAAGATTAAAAGAATCTGCAGAAAAAGCAAAAATTGAATTATCTTCAGCACAACAGACAGATATAAATTTACCTTATATTACAGCTAATTCTACCGGTCCTAAACATTTAAATATTAAATTAACAAGAGCAAAATTAGAATCTCTAGTAGAAGATTTAATTGATCAATCAATAAAACCATTAAAAATGGCTTTAAAAGATGCTAATTTATCTTCTTCTGATATTAATGATGTTATTTTAGTAGGTGGGCAAACTCGTATGCCTATGGTTCAAAATAAAGTATCATCATTTTTTGGAAAAAAACCAAGAAAGGATATTAATCCTGATGAAGCAGTAGCAATAGGAGCTGCAGTACAAGGTGGAGTATTAGCCGGAGATGTTAAAGATGTATTATTATTAGATGTAACTCCTTTATCTTTAGGTATTGAAACTATTGGAGGAGTAATGACTACATTAATAAACAAAAATACAACTATTCCAACTAAACATAGTCAAATTTTTTCAACAGCTGAAAATAATCAATCTTCGGTTACAATTCATGTTTTACAAGGGGAACGAAAAAGAGCAAGTGATAATAAATCTTTAGGTCAATTTAATTTAGATGGAATTAGTCCTGCTCCAAGAGGTATTCCTCAAATTGAGGTAACATTTGATATAGATGCAGATGGAATTTTACATGTTTCTGCAAAAGATAAAAAAAGTGGTCAAGAACAAAAAATAACAATACAAGCATCATCTGGTTTAGATAAAAATGAAGTAGAAAAAATGATAAGAGATGCAGAAGCTAATACTGAATCTGATCGTCTTTTTGAAGAATTAGTAAAAATACGTAATGAAGGTGACCAACTTATTCATAATACCGAGAAGAAACTAAAAGAAGTAGATAATCAAGTTAATAAAGAAGATAAAGTTTTAATACAAAATTCTATTAATGAATTAAATGAAACTCTCAAAAAAGAAGATAAAAATGATATAAGAATAAAAATACAAAAATTAATTGAAGTATCTAGTAAAATAATGAATTTAACTAATAATCAAAATAATAAAGAAAATAAAGATAATAATATTAAAAATGATAATCAAGAAAACGAAGTTGTTGATGCTGAATTTGAAGAAGTTAAAGATAAAAAAAAATAA
- a CDS encoding leucyl aminopeptidase, protein MRYFAEKIVFPNKNTLDCIVIPIFEQYKFSKIFKKINDISNNYILNILEKNNIKGKINQNIILYKIPNVLCNTIIIVGCGIKNSLNREKNKLIINNIINIIKKYSFKEIYWYLTDLKIDNCKLYWNIRDTINIIEDNIYSFDKFKKQKLFFKSKIKFVITDNNKNVYFSAIEHGKAINLGIKKAKNIANLPPNICTPKYLSLKTEKLTKQYNNISVEIINEKMMQKIGMNAYLSVSKGSKNKPYISIIKYQTNNKLQPIVLLGKGVTFDSGGISLKPSKNMEDMKYDMCGAAAIYGTIHAIAKLNLSLNVIAILACGENMPSSNAYRPSDVIKTMSGITVEIKNTDAEGRLILCDILTYIKKYNPKYVIDIATLTGACVIALGNNISGLMSNNKRLSKKIIKASLEADDRVWELPINDKKYFDQLKSNIAHLVNSNNGVAGAITAACFLSKFATKYKWAHIDIAGTAWYYVNNQAMASGRPINMLCQFLINQTFHNK, encoded by the coding sequence ATGCGATATTTTGCAGAAAAAATAGTTTTTCCAAATAAAAATACACTAGATTGCATAGTAATACCTATATTTGAACAATATAAGTTTTCTAAAATTTTTAAAAAAATAAATGATATATCAAATAATTATATTTTAAATATTTTAGAAAAAAATAACATAAAAGGAAAAATTAATCAAAATATAATTTTATACAAAATACCTAATGTTTTATGTAATACAATTATTATTGTGGGTTGTGGAATTAAAAATTCTCTTAATAGAGAAAAAAATAAATTAATTATAAATAATATAATTAATATTATAAAAAAATACTCTTTTAAAGAAATTTATTGGTACCTTACAGATCTAAAAATAGATAATTGTAAATTATATTGGAATATTAGAGATACAATTAATATTATTGAAGATAATATTTATTCATTTGATAAATTTAAAAAACAAAAATTGTTTTTTAAATCAAAAATAAAATTTGTTATTACTGATAATAATAAAAATGTTTATTTTTCTGCAATAGAACATGGAAAAGCTATTAATTTAGGTATAAAAAAAGCTAAAAATATAGCTAATTTACCACCAAATATATGTACTCCTAAATATTTATCTCTTAAAACTGAAAAATTAACAAAACAATATAATAATATTTCTGTAGAAATTATTAATGAAAAAATGATGCAAAAAATAGGTATGAATGCTTATTTATCTGTTAGTAAAGGATCCAAAAATAAACCTTATATTTCTATTATAAAATATCAAACTAATAATAAGTTACAACCTATTGTTTTATTAGGCAAGGGAGTTACTTTTGATTCTGGAGGAATATCTTTAAAACCTAGTAAAAATATGGAAGATATGAAATATGATATGTGCGGGGCAGCAGCCATATATGGCACAATACATGCAATCGCAAAATTAAACTTATCTTTAAATGTTATTGCTATTTTAGCATGTGGAGAAAATATGCCTAGTTCTAATGCATATAGACCTAGTGATGTGATCAAAACAATGTCTGGTATTACTGTTGAAATTAAAAATACAGATGCTGAAGGACGTTTAATATTATGTGATATATTAACATATATTAAAAAATATAATCCTAAATATGTCATTGATATTGCTACTCTAACAGGAGCATGTGTTATAGCATTAGGTAATAATATTAGTGGATTAATGTCTAATAATAAACGATTATCTAAAAAAATTATAAAAGCTTCATTAGAAGCAGATGATCGTGTTTGGGAATTACCGATTAATGATAAAAAATATTTTGATCAATTGAAATCTAATATTGCTCATTTAGTTAATAGTAATAATGGTGTTGCAGGTGCAATAACTGCCGCTTGTTTTTTATCTAAATTTGCAACAAAATATAAATGGGCTCATATAGATATTGCTGGTACTGCTTGGTATTATGTAAATAATCAAGCAATGGCTTCTGGCCGTCCTATTAATATGTTATGTCAATTTTTAATTAATCAAACATTTCATAATAAATAA
- a CDS encoding valine--tRNA ligase yields the protein MDKIYNPKIFEKKIYNYWEKNNFLKNKLDSIKECFSIMVPPPNITGYLHIGHALQYTLIDILTRYHRMLGKNILCQVGIDHAGIATQNLIEQKIFNETGKTKNHYSKNFFLKHIWEWKDKYCKIIYNQMKSLGLSTEWEKTRFTMDNKFIKSVRDIFIILYNQGLIYKKKKLIHWDFKLKTVISDLEVKYKEKKTSIWYLKYFFQDSLTTLNNKNYLTVATTRPETLLADSAIAINPSDKRYTNLVGKFVIIPIINRQIPIIADNYVKITKGTGCVKISPAHDFNDYQVALKHNLPLINIFDLNGNILKKCEILNKKQQKIKLNNDIPKYLQKINFLTARTIIIEKIKQNNLLTKYEIKIRLIPFSIRSNTIIMPMLTNQWYLNTKILSKNAIDAVKNNKIIFFPKKYKNMFYSWMNNIQDWCISRQLWWGHRIPVWYDNKNNIYVGKNEKEIKKKYNLNKNLILKQDSDVLDTWFSSSLWTFVTLDWPNNKNFYLFHPTNVIISGFDIIFFWISRMIMMTMHFVKNKDNTPQIPFKNILMTGLIRDNKGNKMSKSKGNVINPIDFIEGISAINFKKNNKIYGADALRFTLAALSSTGRDIYWDITRLEGYRNFCNKIWNASIFILKNIKYEFIHKTKNLSLIDQWIWSEYYLLVKYYTKALNEYRFDHAANLLYNFIWNKFCDWYLEYSKIIFKEKNQLKYVGTYYTLYNLFESLLRLSHPIIPFITEIIWQKIIKNKKNLFKSSIMIQSFPKVNTSKINKKTINIFNTFINVITIIRNNKIEMNIKNDIKINLYIKNISYEFHNFLKININILKKFVNLKKIFFLKEEINFPEKILINKIDNIEFGIPLNNKIINQKNLLNQINKKLNNNQKIINFLIKNTKNKNFLSKAPKNIILKNLEKLKNCKILKKELLQKFFLIKNL from the coding sequence ATGGATAAAATATATAATCCAAAAATTTTTGAAAAAAAAATTTATAATTATTGGGAAAAAAATAATTTTTTAAAAAATAAATTAGATAGTATAAAAGAATGTTTTTCTATTATGGTTCCTCCACCTAATATTACAGGTTATTTACATATAGGACATGCATTACAATATACTCTTATTGATATTTTAACACGTTATCATCGTATGTTAGGTAAAAATATATTATGTCAAGTTGGGATAGATCATGCAGGAATTGCTACACAAAATTTAATAGAACAAAAAATTTTTAATGAAACAGGAAAAACGAAAAATCATTATAGTAAAAATTTTTTTTTAAAACATATTTGGGAATGGAAAGATAAATATTGTAAAATTATTTATAATCAAATGAAAAGTTTAGGTTTATCTACAGAATGGGAAAAAACAAGATTTACAATGGATAATAAATTTATAAAATCAGTAAGAGATATTTTTATTATTCTTTATAATCAAGGACTAATTTATAAAAAAAAAAAATTAATACATTGGGATTTTAAACTTAAAACTGTTATTTCTGATTTAGAAGTTAAATATAAAGAAAAAAAAACAAGTATATGGTATTTAAAATATTTTTTTCAAGATAGTTTAACAACATTAAATAATAAAAATTATTTAACTGTAGCAACAACTAGACCAGAAACATTATTAGCAGATAGCGCTATTGCTATTAATCCATCAGATAAAAGATATACTAATTTAGTAGGTAAATTTGTAATAATACCTATTATTAATCGTCAAATTCCTATTATAGCTGATAACTATGTTAAAATAACGAAAGGAACAGGATGTGTTAAAATTAGTCCAGCTCATGATTTTAATGATTATCAAGTTGCATTAAAACATAATTTACCTCTAATTAATATTTTTGATTTAAACGGTAATATTTTAAAAAAATGTGAAATTTTAAATAAAAAACAACAAAAAATAAAATTAAACAATGATATTCCAAAATACTTACAAAAAATAAATTTTTTAACAGCAAGAACCATAATTATAGAAAAAATAAAACAAAATAATTTATTAACTAAATATGAAATAAAAATTAGATTAATTCCATTTAGTATTCGTAGTAATACTATTATTATGCCTATGTTAACAAATCAGTGGTATTTAAATACTAAAATTTTATCTAAAAATGCAATAGATGCTGTAAAAAATAACAAAATTATTTTTTTCCCTAAAAAATATAAAAATATGTTTTATTCTTGGATGAATAATATTCAGGATTGGTGTATTTCACGACAACTATGGTGGGGACATAGAATTCCAGTTTGGTATGATAATAAAAATAATATTTATGTAGGAAAAAATGAAAAAGAAATAAAAAAAAAATATAATTTAAATAAAAATTTAATTTTAAAACAAGATTCTGATGTTTTAGATACATGGTTTTCTTCAAGTTTATGGACTTTTGTTACTTTAGATTGGCCCAATAACAAAAATTTTTATTTATTTCATCCTACAAATGTTATTATAAGTGGTTTCGACATTATTTTTTTTTGGATATCTAGAATGATAATGATGACAATGCATTTTGTCAAAAACAAAGATAATACACCTCAAATACCTTTTAAAAATATCTTAATGACAGGATTAATTAGAGATAATAAGGGAAATAAAATGTCTAAATCAAAAGGTAATGTGATCAATCCTATAGATTTTATTGAAGGTATTTCTGCTATAAATTTTAAAAAAAATAATAAAATTTATGGAGCAGATGCTTTAAGATTTACATTAGCTGCTTTATCGTCTACAGGACGTGATATATATTGGGATATAACTAGATTAGAAGGTTATCGTAATTTTTGTAATAAAATTTGGAATGCAAGTATTTTTATTTTAAAAAATATTAAATATGAATTTATTCATAAAACAAAAAATCTATCTTTAATAGATCAATGGATTTGGTCAGAATATTATTTACTTGTAAAATATTATACAAAAGCATTAAATGAATATCGTTTTGATCATGCCGCTAATCTTTTATATAATTTTATATGGAATAAATTCTGTGATTGGTATTTAGAATATAGTAAAATAATTTTCAAAGAAAAAAATCAATTAAAATATGTTGGCACATATTATACATTATATAATCTTTTTGAATCTTTATTAAGACTTTCTCATCCTATAATTCCATTTATTACAGAAATAATATGGCAAAAAATAATTAAAAATAAAAAAAATTTATTTAAAAGTAGTATTATGATACAATCCTTTCCTAAAGTTAACACATCAAAAATAAATAAAAAAACAATAAATATTTTTAATACATTTATAAATGTAATTACAATTATTCGTAATAATAAAATTGAAATGAACATAAAAAATGATATAAAAATTAATTTATATATAAAAAATATAAGTTATGAATTTCATAATTTTTTAAAAATTAATATAAATATTTTAAAAAAATTTGTAAATTTAAAAAAAATTTTCTTTCTTAAAGAAGAAATTAATTTTCCAGAAAAAATATTGATAAATAAAATTGATAATATTGAATTTGGGATTCCATTAAATAATAAAATTATTAATCAAAAAAACTTATTGAATCAAATTAATAAAAAATTAAATAATAATCAAAAAATAATAAATTTTTTAATAAAAAATACAAAAAATAAAAATTTTTTATCAAAAGCACCTAAAAATATTATTTTAAAAAATTTAGAAAAATTAAAAAATTGTAAAATTTTAAAAAAAGAATTATTACAAAAGTTTTTTTTAATTAAAAACTTATAA
- the argF gene encoding ornithine carbamoyltransferase, producing MNQFYNKHFLKLSDFSKKDLYKLIKISEKLKYNKKNFKEKKKLINKNIILIFEKNSTRTRCAFEIACFDQGANITYLNIKDSHIGNKESLKDSARILSNMYHGLGYRGKYQKNIENLAKYSTIPVWNGLTNEFHPTQILADLLTIKENIKNKKINQIKLCYIGDINNNISYSLINASIIIGFKLCLISPQKIKSNNNFYINKIIDKIKHYNNIHITNNIDIGIKNADFIYTDIWLSMGEKTSLQLWEKKIKKLHNYQVNKLLLQKSQNKNIKVMHCLPSLHLYSHYKKLFTKEIISKYNLYNGLEITDEIFESNNNIIFQQAENKIHVIKAIIMTSLLKEKI from the coding sequence ATGAATCAATTTTATAATAAGCATTTTTTAAAATTATCAGATTTTTCAAAAAAAGATCTTTATAAATTAATTAAAATTTCAGAAAAATTAAAATACAATAAAAAAAATTTTAAAGAAAAAAAAAAACTAATTAATAAAAATATTATTTTAATTTTTGAAAAAAATTCAACAAGAACTAGATGTGCTTTTGAAATAGCTTGTTTTGATCAAGGAGCAAATATTACTTATTTAAATATAAAAGATAGTCATATTGGAAATAAAGAGTCACTAAAAGATTCAGCTAGAATTTTAAGTAATATGTATCATGGATTAGGATATAGAGGAAAATATCAAAAAAATATTGAAAATTTAGCTAAATATTCAACCATTCCTGTATGGAATGGATTAACAAATGAATTTCATCCTACTCAAATATTAGCAGATTTATTAACTATTAAAGAAAACATAAAAAATAAAAAAATAAATCAAATAAAATTATGTTATATAGGTGATATAAATAATAATATATCTTATAGTTTAATAAATGCATCTATTATTATAGGTTTTAAATTATGTTTAATTTCTCCACAAAAAATTAAATCAAATAATAATTTTTATATAAATAAAATAATAGATAAAATTAAACATTACAATAATATCCATATTACTAATAATATAGATATAGGCATAAAAAATGCAGATTTTATTTATACAGATATTTGGTTATCCATGGGAGAAAAAACCTCTTTACAATTATGGGAAAAAAAAATAAAAAAATTACATAATTATCAAGTTAATAAACTTTTATTACAAAAAAGTCAAAATAAAAATATTAAAGTTATGCATTGTTTACCTTCATTACATTTATATAGTCATTATAAAAAATTATTTACTAAAGAAATTATTTCAAAATATAATTTATATAATGGATTAGAAATAACAGATGAAATTTTTGAATCTAATAATAATATTATATTTCAGCAAGCAGAAAATAAAATTCATGTTATTAAGGCAATAATAATGACTTCTTTATTAAAAGAAAAAATATAA
- a CDS encoding extracellular solute-binding protein produces MFSFFRLIFIIFILLLPITNKYLNNTKSYKDTIFFYNWTEYVPQEILNQFTKETGIRIIYSTYESNESMYAKLKTYTKQPYDLVVPSNYFVVKMKNEGMIQKIEKKKIPNFSNLDHKFLNKSFDLNNEYSIPYMWGATGIGINTNIINSKSIHSWKDLWNPKYYKSLSLIDDAKEVFQMSLIKLGYPANTNNTFYIKKSFIDLKKLMPNVILFNSDNPGYPFIEGSVNIGMIWNGSAYLVQKLGIPLKFIWPKEGGIFWMDSFVIPKNAKNIKGALKLINFLLRPDIAAKIAKKTGFSTPNLKAQKLLPLDMINNDILYPNDEIINNGIWQNYVNNNISKEYEIEFQKLKNL; encoded by the coding sequence ATGTTTTCATTTTTTAGATTAATATTTATTATTTTTATATTATTATTACCAATTACAAACAAATATTTAAATAATACGAAATCATATAAAGATACTATTTTTTTCTATAACTGGACTGAATATGTTCCTCAAGAAATTTTAAACCAATTTACAAAAGAAACAGGAATTAGAATTATTTATTCTACATATGAATCTAATGAAAGTATGTATGCCAAGTTAAAAACTTATACAAAACAACCATATGATTTAGTCGTACCATCCAATTATTTTGTAGTAAAAATGAAAAATGAAGGTATGATACAAAAAATAGAAAAAAAAAAAATACCTAATTTTTCTAATTTAGACCATAAATTTTTAAACAAATCTTTTGATTTAAATAATGAATATTCTATCCCGTATATGTGGGGTGCAACGGGTATAGGAATTAATACAAATATAATAAATTCAAAATCTATTCATAGTTGGAAAGACTTATGGAATCCTAAATATTATAAATCTTTGTCTTTAATAGATGATGCTAAGGAAGTATTTCAAATGTCATTAATTAAATTAGGTTATCCAGCTAATACAAATAATACTTTTTATATAAAAAAATCTTTTATAGATCTAAAAAAATTAATGCCTAATGTTATTTTATTTAATTCTGATAATCCTGGATATCCTTTTATTGAAGGTTCTGTAAATATAGGTATGATTTGGAATGGATCTGCTTATCTTGTACAAAAATTAGGAATTCCTTTAAAATTTATTTGGCCTAAAGAAGGAGGGATTTTTTGGATGGATAGTTTTGTTATTCCTAAAAATGCAAAAAATATCAAAGGTGCATTAAAATTAATTAATTTTTTATTAAGACCTGATATTGCAGCAAAAATAGCTAAAAAAACAGGTTTTTCTACTCCAAATTTAAAAGCACAAAAATTATTACCTTTAGATATGATTAATAATGATATACTATATCCTAATGATGAGATCATTAATAATGGTATATGGCAAAATTATGTTAATAATAATATAAGTAAAGAATATGAAATAGAGTTTCAAAAATTAAAAAATTTATAA
- the prmB gene encoding 50S ribosomal protein L3 N(5)-glutamine methyltransferase, whose protein sequence is MVIKLEFLLNKNIITELSSIQDMIRWVTSCFSISNLWYGHGSDNPWDEAINLVLPLIGLPPYLFKEIFNSKLSFKERELIYQLVYKRIKKRIPVVYLTKKTWFCGHELYIDKRVLIPRSPIAELINNKFKSVIFPNNKEPKSILDLCTGSGCIAIACSYLFPNAHIDAVDISLEAINVAEHNIQLHGLENRITPICSDLFNKLTKLTYDLIITNPPYVDKKEIKYLPKEYFYEPKIGLFCENNGMEIIDKIIFQSNFYLKKGGILICEVGNKMLDIIKKYPEINFQWLNIKNGGIGIFKIEKI, encoded by the coding sequence ATGGTAATAAAATTAGAATTTTTACTTAACAAAAATATTATTACTGAATTATCATCTATCCAAGATATGATACGTTGGGTAACAAGCTGTTTTAGTATTTCTAATTTATGGTATGGACATGGTAGTGATAATCCATGGGATGAAGCGATAAATTTAGTTTTACCATTAATAGGGTTACCTCCTTATTTATTTAAAGAAATTTTTAATTCTAAATTATCATTTAAAGAACGTGAACTAATTTATCAATTAGTTTATAAACGTATAAAAAAAAGAATACCAGTAGTATATTTAACAAAAAAAACCTGGTTTTGTGGTCATGAATTATATATAGATAAAAGGGTATTAATACCTAGATCTCCAATTGCTGAATTAATTAATAATAAATTTAAATCAGTTATTTTTCCTAATAATAAAGAACCTAAATCTATATTAGATTTATGCACTGGAAGTGGATGTATAGCTATTGCATGTTCATATTTATTTCCTAATGCACATATAGATGCAGTAGATATTTCTTTAGAAGCTATTAATGTTGCAGAACATAATATCCAATTACATGGATTAGAAAATCGTATTACACCAATATGTAGTGATTTATTTAATAAATTAACTAAATTAACTTATGATTTAATTATTACTAATCCTCCATATGTAGATAAAAAAGAAATAAAATATTTACCAAAAGAATATTTCTATGAACCTAAAATAGGTTTATTTTGTGAAAATAATGGTATGGAAATTATCGATAAAATCATATTTCAATCAAATTTTTACTTAAAAAAAGGTGGTATTTTAATTTGTGAAGTAGGAAATAAAATGTTAGATATTATAAAAAAATATCCTGAAATAAATTTTCAATGGCTTAATATAAAAAATGGAGGTATAGGGATATTTAAAATAGAGAAAATATAA
- the aroC gene encoding chorismate synthase, with protein MAGNSIGKLFKVTTFGESHGKSLGCIIDGVPPQIPLEIKDIQKDLNRRRPGQSQYTSPRRELDQIKILSGVFNNFTTGTSIGLLINNMDIRSKDYSNIKNVFRPGHADYTYEQKYGIRDYKGGGRSSARETTMRVAAGAIAKKYLSIKYNLKIKGYLSQMGDIICNFENWAEVNKNPFFCPNKYQIKDLQNMINILKKSGNSIGAKITIIAENVPIGLGEPVFDKLDAELAHAIMSINAVKGIEIGDGFNSINKLGSNYRDEMDKNGFKSNNSGGILGGISTGQNIIINFVVKPTSSISIPGKTVNTSGKEIYCITQGRHDPCVGIRAVPIGEAMVAIILMDHLLRYRAQCADIIK; from the coding sequence ATGGCAGGCAATAGTATTGGAAAATTATTTAAAGTTACAACTTTTGGAGAATCACATGGAAAATCTTTAGGATGTATTATAGATGGGGTTCCTCCTCAAATTCCCTTAGAAATAAAAGATATACAAAAAGATTTAAATAGGAGAAGACCAGGACAATCGCAATATACTTCTCCTCGGAGAGAATTAGATCAAATAAAAATTTTATCAGGAGTATTTAATAATTTTACAACCGGAACAAGTATTGGATTATTAATAAATAATATGGATATAAGATCTAAAGATTATAGTAATATAAAAAATGTTTTTAGGCCTGGACATGCTGATTATACTTATGAACAAAAGTATGGAATTAGAGATTATAAAGGTGGTGGTCGCTCATCAGCTAGAGAGACAACTATGCGTGTTGCTGCAGGAGCTATTGCTAAAAAATATTTATCAATAAAATATAATTTAAAAATTAAAGGATATTTATCTCAAATGGGAGATATAATTTGTAATTTTGAAAATTGGGCTGAAGTTAATAAAAATCCTTTTTTTTGTCCAAATAAATATCAAATAAAAGATTTACAAAATATGATAAATATTTTAAAAAAATCTGGTAATTCTATAGGAGCTAAAATTACTATTATTGCAGAAAATGTACCAATAGGGTTAGGAGAACCAGTATTTGATAAATTAGATGCTGAATTAGCACATGCAATTATGAGTATAAATGCAGTAAAAGGTATTGAAATAGGAGATGGATTTAATTCAATAAATAAATTAGGAAGTAATTATAGAGATGAAATGGATAAAAATGGATTTAAAAGTAATAACTCTGGAGGAATTTTAGGGGGAATTAGTACAGGTCAAAATATCATTATAAATTTTGTTGTTAAACCAACATCTAGTATTTCTATTCCAGGGAAAACAGTTAATACTTCAGGAAAAGAAATATATTGTATTACACAAGGACGTCATGATCCTTGTGTAGGAATTAGAGCTGTTCCAATTGGAGAAGCAATGGTTGCTATCATTTTAATGGATCATTTATTACGTTATCGCGCACAATGTGCTGATATTATTAAATAA
- a CDS encoding peroxiredoxin produces MTLVTKKAPDFNASAVLPDGTILDNFNLYKYSENKITILFFWPLDFTFVCPTEIISLNQHFNSFYKRNVKLLGISCDSQFVHQAWRNTPINKGGIGNIKFIMISDTTKNIQQSYGIEHPQLGIALRALFLIDKNKIIRHQLVNDLQFGRNINEIIRMIDALEHNEKYGEVCPAQWEKGKKSITPTSKGIINYLSKNIDEL; encoded by the coding sequence ATGACATTAGTAACTAAAAAAGCTCCAGATTTTAATGCTTCGGCAGTTCTTCCTGATGGAACTATTCTAGATAATTTTAATTTATATAAATATTCAGAAAATAAGATAACTATATTATTTTTTTGGCCTTTAGATTTTACTTTTGTCTGTCCTACAGAAATTATATCTTTAAATCAACATTTTAATAGTTTTTATAAAAGAAATGTTAAATTATTAGGTATATCATGTGATTCTCAATTTGTTCATCAAGCATGGCGTAATACTCCTATCAATAAAGGAGGTATTGGAAATATTAAATTTATAATGATATCTGATACTACAAAAAATATACAACAATCTTATGGGATTGAACATCCTCAATTAGGAATTGCATTAAGAGCATTATTCTTAATAGATAAAAATAAAATAATAAGACATCAATTAGTTAATGATCTTCAATTTGGAAGAAATATAAATGAAATAATTCGTATGATTGATGCTTTAGAACATAATGAAAAATATGGGGAAGTATGTCCTGCTCAATGGGAAAAAGGTAAAAAAAGTATAACTCCTACTTCTAAAGGTATTATCAATTATTTATCTAAAAATATAGATGAATTATAA